GCTTGAGCTCTTTCGCTAGCCTCTCGTAGCGCCTTATGTCCTCCGGTGTTAGGCTCGGCTGCACGGCCTTCAAGGCCTTCTCGAAGTGCTCCATCCGGACCACGGTCGTGGTGGGCTTCTTGTTCTTCTTGAACGCCTCCCTAACAGCTATCATTGCGGCCTCGCGGCAGACAGCCTCCAGGTCTGCGCCGGTATAGCCCTCTGTCTTCTCCGCGATCTTCTCCAGGTCTACGTCGTCTGCTAGCGGCATCTTCCTCGTGTGTATCCTGAGTATCTCTAGGCGTGCCTTCTTGTCGGGCGGCGGCACGTAGATGAGCCGGTCGAAGCGGCCTGGCCTCAGCAGCGCCGGGTCGAGTATATCCGGCCTGTTCGTAGCGGCTATCACCACGACGTGCTGTAGTGGCTCGATGCCATCCATCTCTGTTAGCAGCTGGTTGACTATGCGGTCTGTGACGCCGCTAGTATCGTGCCTCATGCCGCGCGCCGGCGCTATCGCGTCTATCTCGTCGAAGAATATGATGGTCGGCGCTACCTGGCGGGCGCGGCGGAATATCTGGCGGATAGCCTTCTCGCTTTCGCCTACCCACTTGCTTAGCACCTCTGGGCCGCGTACCGCGATGAAGTTAGCACCGCTCTCCGTCGCCGCGGCCTTGGCTAGCAGGGTCTTACCGGTGCCAGGCGGGCCGAAGAGCAGGATGCCCTTCGGCGGTCTGATGCCCATCTGCTCGAAGACCTCTGGGTACTTTAGCGGCCACTCTACGGCCTCGCGGAGCTGCTGCTTGGCCTCCTCCAGCCCGCCGATATCGTCCCAGTGGACCTCAGGGACCTCGATGTAGATCTCCCTTATCAGGCTTGGTTGGATGTACTTCATAGCATCCAGGAAGTCGGCCATGGTCACCTTTAGCTCTTTGAGCACCTCGGCGGGTATCGGCTTGTTGAGGTCTATCTTGCCGCTCTTGATGAACCTCCGGAGGGCGCTCATAGCTGCCTCCTTGGCGAGTGCTGCTAGGTCTGCGCCAGTGTAGCCGTGGGTCATCTCGGCTATCTTGTCGAGGTCCACGTCGTCCGCGAGCGGCATGTTGCGGACGTGTACCTGTAGTATCTCCTTCCTGGCCCTCTTGTCCGGCGGCCGTATCTCTATCTCGCGGTCGAAGCGGCCTGGGCGGCGCAGCGCTGGGTCTAGCGCGTCGGGCCGGTTAGTAGCGCCTATCACTATGACGCGGCCACGGCCCTTCAGGCCGTCCATGAGGGTTAGTAGCTGTGCTACTACGCGCTTCTCTACCTCGCCGGTGACCTCCTCGCGGCGCGGCGCTATCGCGTCTATCTCGTCTATGAATATGATGCTGGGGGCGTTCTTCTCGGCCTCCTCGAATATCTCGCGTAGCCTCTGCTCGCTCTCGCCGTAGTACTTGCTCATTATCTCCGGGCCGTTGATAGCTATGAAGTATGCCCCTATCTCGTTGGCGAGCGCCTTGGCTAGGAGCGTCTTGCCGGTGCCAGGCGGGCCGAAGAGCAGGATGCCCTTCGGCGGCTCGATGCCCAGGTGCTTGAAGAGCTCCGGGTGCTTCATCGGCAGCTCTACTATCTCCCTTATCTTCTCCTTGGCCTCCTCCAGGTCGCCGATATCCTCCCAGGTTACCCGCGGGATGCCGCGGCGCAGCTGGTCCTCGCGTACTGGCTCCTCGCGTATCTCGAGCTGGGTCTGCTCGGTTATGTAGACGAATTGTGCTGGCTGGGTGGAGACTACTACTAGTCTTAGTCCGCTGCCTAGCACTGGGACTATGATGGTCTCTCCTCTTGTCACGGGCTTTCTTATGAGGTACTCCTTGACGTACTCTACGAAGTCGCGGCTGAATCGTATCGGCTCAGTCGGGGCGAGCACGACGCGGGTGGCGGGCTGCACGGCTGCAGCCTTCCTTACGGTGACTGTGTCGCCTATGCTCGCGCCTATGGCCTCCCTGATGAAGCCGTCGATCCTTATGATGTTCCTGTCAGCCTCGTCGGGGTGGAGGGGCCAGACCTGCGCTACTGCGACGCCGCGGGGCCCCTCGATCTCGATAAAGTCGCCGACCTCCACGCCGAGCCGGGCCATAGTCTCGCGGCTAATACGCGCAATCTTCCGGCCGACATCCCTGCTACGGGCCTCAGCAACACGGAGCTGAATCTCGGAAGGCACTTCTTCTTGCACCCCTAGAGTCTTAAGAGCATAGACACTAGGTTATATAGTCATGGTTTATGGAGGGCTAGCGCATCCTGCAGACGAGTATTAAGGGTCCCCGGGGCGGTCCCCTAAGGGGGCAGCCAGGCGTGGAGGACCACGTCTACGAGACATGCCTAGGGCTGCGCGAGGCTCTACGCGTCACTGCTAGGCTACTCTGCCAGCTAGCCCGGCAGCTCGGGTTCTGCGAGCTAGCGGACGGCGGCGAGCCCCCGATAGAGGACGCAGCGCTCCTCCTCGAGGAGACGGGGGTCGAGCCCCCGGCGCCGCTGCCGAGCCTAGTCGCGAGCTGCAGCGGCGCCGTGAACGTCTTGCTCCTCCTGGGCAGCGCGGCTAGCCGCATAGGGGTAGCGCCCCTGGGCCGCCCCGCCTAGCAGTCCGGCTGCTCCTGGCGAGCCTCCTATCTAGCCTCGCTACTCCAGCCTATAGGAGAGCATGGGGCGGCGCCTCTTGGCGGGTGCACCGTGCCTGCTCTACGCGGCTTCTCCGCTCCACAGCCGCTCCTTCCTAGAGAGGCTCCGCAGCAGCATAGCAGCGATGAGCGGGGGCGCGGGGCTGAGAGAGGCCGGCGTGGCGACTAGCCCGGAGGAGGCGGCGCACAGGCTGCAGGGCTGCCCCTCGGCAGCCATAGTCGTCTCGACCGGGGGCACCGAGCACATAGTGCTGGCAGCGCTCGAGGCCCTCAGGGGCCCCGCGCTGCTAGTAGCCCACCCCTACGCTAACAGCCTCCCAGCGCTCATGGAGGTGTACCCGCTAGCCCGCCGCATGGGCGCCTCAGCAGTCTTCCTCCCAAGCCTAGACCCGGGCGACAGGCGCGCCCGCCGCCGGCTAGAGCAGGGCTTGGCGGGGCTCCGCGCCGCTACCAGGCTCCGGGGCGCCCGGCTCGGGCTGATAGGCCGGCCTAGCCCCTGGCTGGTCTACAGCAGGGTCGAGCCCGGGAGGCTCCGCGAGAAGCTAGGCGTAGAGCTCGTCGAGGTGCCCCTAGAAGAGCTCTACAGCGAGTACGAGCTCGTCGAGGCCCCCCAGGGGCTCCTCGAGGAGGTGCTCCGGGGCGCGAGCCGGGTAGAGGTGCAGCGGACAGAGGTCTCCCGGGCCCTAAGGCTCTACGCTGCGCTCCGCACGCTGGTCGAGAGGCACCGGCTAGACGCGTTCACGATAGAGTGCTTCAGCATCATCGGCCGGCTACGGGTCACAGCGTGTCTAGCCCTCTCACTGTTCAACGACAGTGGGCTGGTAGCCGGCTGCGAGGGCGACGTACCAGCGACAGTGGCGATGATGCTGGCCTCCTGGGCCTCTGGCCGCCCCGGCTTCATGGCCAACCCCTCCATAGTAGACGGAGACCGGGTGATGATAGCCCACTGCACGGCGGCCCGGGGCCTAGGCACCGGCTACAAGCTGCGCACCCACTTCGAGAGCGGCATGAGCGTCGGCCTAGCGGTCACCATCCCCAAGGGCCAGGTTGTGACGCTGGTACGGCTCGACCCCGAGCTCACCCGGCTACGCGTAGCCCGCGGCACAGTGGAGGAGGGCGAGCCCCGCAGCGAGCTACACTGCCGGACACAGGTATGGGTCAGGCTAGAAGGCGGCGACGCGGAGAAACTGCTCCGCGACAGCATGGGCAACCACTACATACTAGTCCCGGGCGACTGGGTGGACGCGCTCACAGCAGCGGCCGAGATGCTAGGGCTCAGCGTCGACCGGGTATAGGCCCCGGCGGCCACCCACATCCGGCCCACGTCCTCCCGCGAGGGGCCTCTATGCGCCCCCTTGTGTTTAACCCCCGGCCATGGCCTATACAGTATGGTGTAGGAGCCTCTTGGCCTCAAAGCGTAGAGTAGTGATAATGGGCGCGGGCGGCCGCGACTTCCACGTATTCAACACCGTGTTCCGCGACAACCCGGGCTACGAGGTAGTCGCGTTCACGGCTGCCCAGATACCCGGGATAGAGTGGCGCCGCTACCCCCCTAGCCTAGCCGGCCACCGCTACCCCGACGGCATACCGATCTACCCTGAGCGGCTCTTCCCAGAGATAGTACGCGACCAGGCCGTAGACGAGATAGTGCTCGCGTACAGCGACCTAACCTACGAGGAGCTAGGCCACCTCCTAAGCATAGCCCTCTCCACCGGCGCAAGCTTCCGCATAATAGGGCCCCGCGAGACCATGATCCCGAGCTACAAGCCGGTGGTGGCCGTCACGGCGGTGAAGACCGGTGCTGGTAAGAGCTCGCTCTCCCGGGCCCTAGTCCGGGAGATCAAGTCGCGCCAGCTAGCCCCCGTGGTAGTGCGGCACCCGATGGCCTACGGGGACCTCGAGGCCAGGAAGCTCATACTCATAATGACGCCGGAGGACCTGACCAAGTACCCCCTGACGATCGAGGAGAGGGAGGAGTTCGAACCATACCTCGACCTGGAGACACCCCTCCTAGCCGGCATAGACTACGGGCTCATAGTCCGCGAGGCGGAGCGGCTCGGCGACGTGATAATCTGGGACGGCGGGAACAACGACTGGCCCTTCATAAAGCCAGACCTATGGATAGTAGTGGCCGACGCCCTCCGCCCCGGCATGGAGGCCTCCACGTTCCCAGGCGAGGTAAACGTGAGGATGGCCGAGATAGCGGTGATAACGAAGGCGAGGGAGGCAGGCGAGGAGAACGTGAAACGGGTTCGCGAGAACCTCCTCCGGCTCAACCCCAGGCTAGAGATAGCCATAGCAGACCTAGAAGTCTCGGTGGACCGGCCCGAGCTGGTAGAGGGCAAGAAGGTGGTCGTGGTAGAGGACTCCCCCACTGTGACCCACGGCGGCACACCCTACGCCGCAGGCTACGTGGCGGCCCGCCAGCTGGGCGCCGAGATAGTAGACCCGCGGCCATACGCGGTGGGGGTCATCCGGGAGATGTACCAGCGGTACCCCCACATGGGCCCCGTAGTGCCCTCGACAGGCTACACCAGGGAGCAGCTCCGGAGCCTAGAGGAGACCCTCAACCGGGTACCAGCAGACACCGTGGTCATAGCGAGCCCGGCCAGGATAGAGGAGATGATACGTATAGACAAGCCGGTGGCGCGGGTCAGCTACGAGATAAGAGTGGTGGAGGGCCCGACGCCGAGAGACATGGTGGACCGGCTCCTGGAGCGCCACCCGGTCCCCGAAGCCTAGGAGCCTCTTGGCAGGCCTTGCGCAGCGCCCTGCTAGCCTCGGCCTCTTCTAAGTACTCTTTAAATAGTGCAGGAGCACAGCCTAGCAGCTATTGGCGGGATTGCCTTGGCCGAGGGAGCCGATGTTATCAACAAGTTTCTAAGAACGGTCGCCGAGGTTGAGGAGTCCATCAAGCGCATAGAGGCCGAGCTCGACAAGGACACATCGGCGCTGCTGACAAAGGCCGACGAGGCTGCCCGCAAGCTAGCCAGCGAGGTCGAGAAGCTGATAGAGGAGTACCGTGGGAGGCTCAACGAGGAGCTGAAGAAGGAGCTAGCGAGGCTCGAAGAGGAGT
The window above is part of the Pyrodictium abyssi genome. Proteins encoded here:
- a CDS encoding cyclic 2,3-diphosphoglycerate synthase, whose protein sequence is MGAGGRDFHVFNTVFRDNPGYEVVAFTAAQIPGIEWRRYPPSLAGHRYPDGIPIYPERLFPEIVRDQAVDEIVLAYSDLTYEELGHLLSIALSTGASFRIIGPRETMIPSYKPVVAVTAVKTGAGKSSLSRALVREIKSRQLAPVVVRHPMAYGDLEARKLILIMTPEDLTKYPLTIEEREEFEPYLDLETPLLAGIDYGLIVREAERLGDVIIWDGGNNDWPFIKPDLWIVVADALRPGMEASTFPGEVNVRMAEIAVITKAREAGEENVKRVRENLLRLNPRLEIAIADLEVSVDRPELVEGKKVVVVEDSPTVTHGGTPYAAGYVAARQLGAEIVDPRPYAVGVIREMYQRYPHMGPVVPSTGYTREQLRSLEETLNRVPADTVVIASPARIEEMIRIDKPVARVSYEIRVVEGPTPRDMVDRLLERHPVPEA
- a CDS encoding CDC48 family AAA ATPase, which codes for MPSEIQLRVAEARSRDVGRKIARISRETMARLGVEVGDFIEIEGPRGVAVAQVWPLHPDEADRNIIRIDGFIREAIGASIGDTVTVRKAAAVQPATRVVLAPTEPIRFSRDFVEYVKEYLIRKPVTRGETIIVPVLGSGLRLVVVSTQPAQFVYITEQTQLEIREEPVREDQLRRGIPRVTWEDIGDLEEAKEKIREIVELPMKHPELFKHLGIEPPKGILLFGPPGTGKTLLAKALANEIGAYFIAINGPEIMSKYYGESEQRLREIFEEAEKNAPSIIFIDEIDAIAPRREEVTGEVEKRVVAQLLTLMDGLKGRGRVIVIGATNRPDALDPALRRPGRFDREIEIRPPDKRARKEILQVHVRNMPLADDVDLDKIAEMTHGYTGADLAALAKEAAMSALRRFIKSGKIDLNKPIPAEVLKELKVTMADFLDAMKYIQPSLIREIYIEVPEVHWDDIGGLEEAKQQLREAVEWPLKYPEVFEQMGIRPPKGILLFGPPGTGKTLLAKAAATESGANFIAVRGPEVLSKWVGESEKAIRQIFRRARQVAPTIIFFDEIDAIAPARGMRHDTSGVTDRIVNQLLTEMDGIEPLQHVVVIAATNRPDILDPALLRPGRFDRLIYVPPPDKKARLEILRIHTRKMPLADDVDLEKIAEKTEGYTGADLEAVCREAAMIAVREAFKKNKKPTTTVVRMEHFEKALKAVQPSLTPEDIRRYERLAKELKRMVL